Proteins from a single region of Tachysurus vachellii isolate PV-2020 chromosome 15, HZAU_Pvac_v1, whole genome shotgun sequence:
- the rab2a gene encoding ras-related protein Rab-2A, with the protein MAYAYLFKYIIIGDTGVGKSCLLLQFTDKRFQPVHDLTIGVEFGARMITIDGKQIKLQIWDTAGQESFRSITRSYYRGAAGALLVYDITRRDTFNHLTTWLEDARQHSNSNMVIMLIGNKSDLESRREVKKEEGEAFAREHGLIFMETSAKTASNVEEAFINTAKEIYEKIQEGVFDINNEANGIKIGPQHAATNSTLSGGQGGQQAGGGCC; encoded by the exons gtgtGGGGAAATCCTGCCTCTTATTACAGTTCACAGATAAACGCTTCCAGCCCGTGCACGACCTCACCATCG GTGTAGAATTCGGAGCACGGATGATCACCATAGATGGCAAACAGATAAAGCTTCAAATCTGGGACACG GCCGGCCAGGAGTCATTCCGATCCATCACCAGGTCTTACTACAGAGGAGCCGCAGGAGCTCTACTCGTCTATGACATCACAAG AAGGGACACCTTTAATCACCTGACCACCTGGTTAGAAGACGCCCGTCAACATTCCAACTCCAACATGGTCATCATGCTAATTGGGAATAAGag tGACCTGGAGTCAAGGAGAGAGGTGAAGAAGGAGGAGGGTGAAGCCTTCGCTAGGGAACACGGCCTCATCTTCATGGAGACTTCAGCCAAGACTGCATCCAATGTAGAAGag GCGTTTATCAACACAGCGAAGGAGATTTATGAGAAGATCCAGGAGGGTGTGTTCGACATCAACAACGAG gCGAACGGGATTAAAATCGGGCCGCAGCACGCTGCCACTAACTCCACGCTCTCTGGGGGACAGGGAGGACAGCAGGCCGGGGGAGGCTGCTGCTGA